In the Commensalibacter melissae genome, TAGTATAAAACTGTTTTTTTACTAGAAAAAGATTGTTTGAATATTTTGTTACAGAACGGTGGAATGAATGTCTTTTGTACCGCGTATCTATATTGATTTAGATCAATCTATAACATTGGTTGCAAATGAACCTTGTTATTTATCTGCTACGATTGCTCATTATCTAGGAAATGTTTTACGGTTGAAAAAAGGTGGCAGGGTTATTTTGTTTAATAACCGAGATGGAGAGTGGATTGGTGAAATAGAGCATATATCCAAAAACAAAGGGGTTGTTCATCTGTTGGAGCAGGTAAGGTTACCCATTCTTGCTCATGGACCAACCTTGCTTTTTGCACCCTTGAAACGAGATGCAACAGATTTGGCTGTTCGTATGGCGACTGAATTGGGGGTCAGAATTATTCAGCCTGTTCAGACATTGCGAACAAACAGTCAAAGAATTAAAGATAAAAGGTTACTGGCTATCGCCAAAGAGGCTGCAGAACAAAGTAACCGTTTGACCATTCCCGAAATAAGGTCACTTTGTTCCCTATTCGAAATTTGTGATGTTTGGCCACAGGACAAGCCTTTGCTGATAGCGCTAGAGCGTGGAAATGAAAGAAAGATTGATGCAACTTTTCAACCATTATATAATGGAAACGAAGGGCTCCTTATTGGTCCCGAAGGAGGGTTTGATGAATGTGAAATCGAAAAATTACTTTCCTATAAATTTATACTTCCTATATCCTTGGGAAATCTTGTTTTAAAAGCGGAAACAGCTATTGCTGCAGGACTTGCAAAATTATTTCCTTATGTAAAAGCTTAATATAGTATAATAATTACTTCTTTTTTAAAAATGTAAATGTAGATAGATTGTATATGTCCAGTTTAATTGATCATGATCAGACTCTAGTAACTTCCGTAAAACAATTGGCTGATTATTTGGCCGGTGGATGTAAACCTGTTCAAAATTGGCGTATTGGTACTGAGCATGAAAAATTTGGATTCATTAATTCTCAGAATGATCGTGATTATTTATTCCCTCCCGCTTATAAACCGGATGGAATAGAGGATGTTTTAAAAAATATTCAAGATCAGCATGAAAGCTGGCAGCCGCTTTACGATATGAATAACCTTATCGGATTTAATGGTGACAGGGG is a window encoding:
- a CDS encoding RsmE family RNA methyltransferase, with amino-acid sequence MSFVPRIYIDLDQSITLVANEPCYLSATIAHYLGNVLRLKKGGRVILFNNRDGEWIGEIEHISKNKGVVHLLEQVRLPILAHGPTLLFAPLKRDATDLAVRMATELGVRIIQPVQTLRTNSQRIKDKRLLAIAKEAAEQSNRLTIPEIRSLCSLFEICDVWPQDKPLLIALERGNERKIDATFQPLYNGNEGLLIGPEGGFDECEIEKLLSYKFILPISLGNLVLKAETAIAAGLAKLFPYVKA